One Nocardioides oleivorans DNA segment encodes these proteins:
- a CDS encoding saccharopine dehydrogenase family protein: MPEPMRVLMVGAGGVGDAAARIAVERDFFEAWVVADYDLDRAGRTVEAARGRRPGEERFSAARVDASDAEAVAALAREVRATHVFNAVDPRFVMPIFTGALAADAHYLDMAMSLSVRHPEEPYSQVGVKLGDEQFALAGEWERAGRLALLGIGVEPGLSDVFARYAADELFDHIDELGTRDGANLVIRDDDGNEVFAPGFSMWTIIEECLNPPVVWERARGGGDLEAGFFTLPPFSEPEVFDFPEGIGPVECVHVEHEEVLLMPRWVEADRVTFKYGLGEEMIAILRTLHTLGLDSVEPVSVKGVQVSPRDVVAACLPDPATIGPRMEGKTCAGMFVTGTGKDGLPRSTYLYHVVDNADSMRDYGAQCVVWQTAINPVVALELLADGTWSGTGVLGPEALPPKPFLDLLAAPKPEGYGSPWGMEER; encoded by the coding sequence GTGCCGGAACCCATGCGGGTGCTGATGGTCGGGGCGGGTGGCGTCGGCGACGCCGCTGCCCGGATCGCCGTCGAGCGTGACTTCTTCGAGGCCTGGGTGGTCGCCGACTACGACCTCGACCGGGCCGGGCGGACCGTCGAGGCGGCTCGCGGACGTCGTCCGGGCGAGGAGCGGTTCAGTGCCGCCCGGGTCGACGCCTCCGACGCCGAGGCCGTCGCCGCGCTCGCGCGGGAGGTGCGGGCCACCCACGTCTTCAACGCCGTCGACCCGCGCTTCGTGATGCCGATCTTCACCGGCGCGCTGGCCGCGGACGCCCACTACCTCGACATGGCGATGAGCCTGTCGGTGCGGCACCCCGAGGAGCCCTACTCCCAGGTCGGCGTGAAGCTCGGCGACGAGCAGTTCGCGCTCGCCGGCGAGTGGGAGCGGGCCGGCCGGCTCGCCCTGCTCGGCATCGGTGTCGAGCCCGGCCTCTCCGACGTCTTCGCGCGCTACGCCGCCGACGAGCTCTTCGACCACATCGACGAGCTCGGCACCCGCGACGGCGCCAACCTGGTCATCCGCGACGACGACGGCAACGAGGTCTTCGCGCCCGGCTTCTCGATGTGGACGATCATCGAGGAGTGCCTCAACCCGCCCGTCGTGTGGGAGCGCGCGCGTGGCGGCGGCGACCTCGAGGCCGGCTTCTTCACGCTCCCACCCTTCTCCGAGCCCGAGGTCTTCGACTTCCCCGAGGGCATCGGGCCGGTCGAGTGCGTGCACGTCGAGCACGAGGAGGTCCTCCTCATGCCGCGCTGGGTCGAGGCCGACCGGGTGACGTTCAAGTACGGCCTGGGCGAGGAGATGATCGCCATCCTCCGCACGCTCCACACGCTCGGCCTCGACTCGGTCGAGCCGGTCAGCGTCAAGGGCGTGCAGGTGTCGCCCCGCGACGTGGTCGCGGCCTGCCTCCCGGACCCCGCGACGATCGGCCCCCGGATGGAGGGCAAGACCTGCGCCGGGATGTTCGTCACCGGCACCGGCAAGGACGGCCTCCCGCGCTCGACGTACCTCTACCACGTGGTCGACAACGCCGACTCGATGCGCGACTACGGCGCGCAGTGCGTCGTGTGGCAGACCGCGATCAACCCCGTCGTCGCGCTGGAGCTCCTGGCCGACGGCACCTGGTCGGGCACCGGCGTGCTCGGCCCCGAGGCGCTGCCCCCCAAGCCGTTCCTCGACCTGCTCGCAGCACCGAAGCCCGAGGGGTACGGATCCCCGTGGGGCATGGAGGAACGATGA
- a CDS encoding ABC transporter permease, with protein sequence MSALAQVAGDPAVDPAAPAPETARRSPTAYLLLLPGVLWLGVFFILPLVQLASVSLQSRFPGFPGYYYRDLNFENYVSALTDYAPHFARSFVYAGLATFLAFAVAYPLAYAMAFKAGKWRNLMMICVVAPFFTSFILRTFAWSQILADEGWVAQTLNLLHLLPSGHIINTPLAVVAGLTYNFLPFMVLPIYASLERADPRIIEAGGDLYANGFTTFRTVTLPMSMPGVLAGTLLTFIPSAGDFVNMELLGPQRGKMVGNVINDQFLAIPGGYPVAAALSFTLMAAILVMVFLYVRRFGTEELV encoded by the coding sequence ATGAGCGCCCTCGCCCAGGTGGCGGGCGACCCCGCGGTCGATCCGGCGGCGCCCGCGCCCGAGACGGCCAGGCGCAGCCCGACGGCGTACCTCCTGCTGCTGCCGGGCGTGCTCTGGCTCGGCGTCTTCTTCATCCTGCCGCTGGTGCAGCTGGCGTCGGTGAGCCTGCAGAGCCGCTTCCCCGGCTTCCCGGGCTACTACTACCGCGACCTGAACTTCGAGAACTACGTCAGTGCGCTGACCGACTACGCCCCGCACTTCGCGCGGTCGTTCGTGTACGCCGGCCTCGCGACGTTCCTCGCGTTCGCCGTCGCCTACCCGCTGGCCTACGCGATGGCGTTCAAGGCCGGCAAGTGGCGCAACCTGATGATGATCTGCGTCGTCGCGCCGTTCTTCACCTCGTTCATCCTGCGCACCTTCGCGTGGTCGCAGATCCTGGCCGACGAGGGCTGGGTCGCGCAGACGCTGAACCTCCTGCACCTGCTGCCGAGCGGGCACATCATCAACACCCCGCTCGCCGTGGTCGCGGGCCTGACCTACAACTTCCTGCCCTTCATGGTGCTGCCGATCTACGCCTCGCTCGAGCGGGCCGACCCGCGGATCATCGAGGCCGGCGGCGACCTCTACGCCAACGGCTTCACGACCTTCCGGACCGTGACCCTGCCGATGTCGATGCCCGGCGTGCTCGCGGGCACGCTGCTGACCTTCATCCCGTCCGCGGGTGACTTCGTGAACATGGAGCTGCTCGGCCCCCAGCGCGGGAAGATGGTCGGCAACGTCATCAACGACCAGTTCCTCGCCATCCCCGGCGGCTACCCGGTGGCGGCCGCGCTGTCGTTCACGCTGATGGCCGCGATCCTGGTGATGGTCTTCCTCTACGTACGCCGGTTCGGCACCGAGGAGCTGGTGTGA
- a CDS encoding helix-turn-helix domain-containing protein: MTGQRRVPGDVLVHLRRARDHLDRHFDEPFDLDHLAGLAGMSRFHFARSFATTYRTTPAAYLAARRVERAQDLLRGANLTVTEVCHAVGYSSLGSFSSRFREIVGESPSDFQRRYAVAGNPRIPGCYVFMAGLVERGRATQEKQDDAGRS; encoded by the coding sequence ATGACCGGTCAGCGGCGGGTGCCGGGCGACGTGCTCGTCCACCTGCGCCGGGCGCGCGACCACCTCGACCGGCACTTCGACGAGCCGTTCGACCTCGACCACCTCGCGGGGCTCGCCGGGATGAGCCGGTTCCACTTCGCGCGGTCGTTCGCGACGACGTACCGCACGACGCCGGCAGCGTACCTCGCCGCGCGACGGGTCGAGCGCGCCCAGGACCTGCTGCGGGGGGCCAACCTGACGGTGACCGAGGTCTGCCACGCCGTCGGTTACAGCAGCCTCGGGTCGTTCAGCTCGAGGTTCCGCGAGATCGTCGGGGAGAGCCCGAGCGACTTCCAGCGGAGGTACGCCGTCGCCGGCAACCCGCGCATCCCAGGCTGCTACGTCTTCATGGCCGGGCTGGTCGAGCGCGGCAGAGCAACACAGGAGAAGCAGGACGACGCCGGTCGTTCCTAG
- a CDS encoding ABC transporter permease, protein MTTPTTTPTTPASPAYKPSAAKRAQLWLANHFAMLSAILVLLYLFLPVAYTFAFSFNDHGKTNIVWQGFTWKHWQDPCRVSGACESLVTSLQVGALSTAIATVMGTMMALAMVRYKFRGKAASNVLIFVPMATPEIVMGAALLTIFVQGFANVGISLGFGTIVFAHIMFCLSFVVVTVKARIQSLDPRIEEAAQDLYASPMQTFWKVTFPLILPGIAGAAMLAFSLSFDDFIITNFVSGNESTFPKFVYVASRRGIPAEANVIGFSMFVLAVLLVIGAQVVGSLRASKYKE, encoded by the coding sequence ATGACGACTCCCACGACGACGCCCACGACGCCCGCATCACCGGCGTACAAGCCCTCGGCAGCCAAGCGCGCACAGCTCTGGCTGGCCAACCACTTCGCGATGCTCTCCGCGATCCTGGTGCTGCTCTACCTGTTCCTGCCGGTGGCCTACACCTTCGCCTTCTCCTTCAACGACCACGGCAAGACCAACATCGTGTGGCAGGGCTTCACCTGGAAGCACTGGCAGGACCCGTGCCGCGTGTCCGGGGCGTGCGAGTCGCTGGTGACCTCGCTCCAGGTGGGTGCGCTCTCGACGGCGATCGCCACCGTGATGGGCACGATGATGGCGCTGGCCATGGTGCGCTACAAGTTCCGCGGCAAGGCGGCCAGCAACGTGCTGATCTTCGTGCCGATGGCCACGCCGGAGATCGTGATGGGCGCGGCCCTGCTGACGATCTTCGTGCAGGGCTTCGCCAACGTGGGCATCAGCCTGGGCTTCGGCACGATCGTCTTCGCGCACATCATGTTCTGCCTGAGCTTCGTGGTGGTGACGGTCAAGGCGCGCATCCAGTCCCTCGACCCCCGGATCGAGGAGGCGGCGCAGGACCTCTACGCCAGCCCGATGCAGACCTTCTGGAAGGTGACCTTCCCGCTGATCCTGCCGGGCATCGCGGGTGCGGCGATGCTGGCCTTCTCGCTGTCGTTCGACGACTTCATCATCACCAACTTCGTCTCCGGCAACGAGTCCACGTTCCCCAAGTTCGTCTACGTCGCGTCGCGCCGTGGCATCCCTGCCGAGGCCAACGTCATCGGCTTCTCGATGTTCGTGCTCGCGGTCCTGCTCGTCATCGGCGCGCAGGTCGTGGGCTCGTTGCGGGCATCCAAGTACAAGGAGTGA
- a CDS encoding mismatch-specific DNA-glycosylase — protein sequence MGFTRAELESFRDTEVPDLLPPPGRPLRLLFVGINPGLWTAATQTHFAHPGNRFYPALLRAGILTAPIDPAAGMSDTDRETLRDRGIGITNVVARATARADELTRDELRAGGALLEELVARRSPRVVAVAGITAYRTAFGDRAAKVGEQPEPWGSSSVFVVPNPSGLNAHETVDSLATAYAAAARAAGVIG from the coding sequence ATGGGGTTCACCAGGGCCGAGCTCGAGTCCTTCCGCGACACCGAGGTGCCCGACCTGCTCCCGCCGCCGGGCCGGCCCCTGCGGCTGCTCTTCGTGGGCATCAACCCCGGTCTGTGGACGGCTGCGACCCAGACCCACTTCGCGCACCCCGGCAACCGGTTCTACCCGGCGCTGCTGCGGGCCGGGATCCTCACCGCGCCGATCGACCCGGCGGCGGGGATGAGCGACACGGACCGCGAGACGCTGCGCGACCGGGGGATCGGCATCACCAACGTCGTCGCGCGGGCCACCGCCCGGGCCGACGAGCTCACCCGCGACGAGCTCCGCGCAGGCGGTGCCCTCCTGGAGGAGCTGGTGGCCCGGCGCAGCCCGCGCGTGGTGGCGGTCGCCGGCATCACGGCCTACCGCACCGCCTTCGGAGACCGGGCCGCGAAGGTCGGCGAGCAGCCCGAGCCGTGGGGCAGCTCGAGCGTCTTCGTGGTGCCCAACCCGTCGGGCCTCAACGCCCACGAGACCGTCGACAGCCTCGCGACGGCGTACGCCGCAGCGGCGCGCGCAGCGGGCGTGATCGGCTAG
- a CDS encoding VOC family protein, with protein sequence MITNLSLVSVWVKDIDESLAFYTDVLGFEVGDDLQLGPDFRWCTVFHPKQPEIHLHLTTPSGPLPDYLIEAMRRAQDEGGLPGVGMDVDDCRATYEELKAKGVEFLQEPEERPYGVEALMRDNSGNWMVLVERREFTPEDFEGVDLG encoded by the coding sequence ATGATCACCAACCTCTCCCTCGTGTCCGTCTGGGTGAAGGACATCGACGAGTCCCTCGCCTTCTACACCGACGTCCTCGGCTTCGAGGTCGGCGACGACCTCCAGCTCGGTCCCGACTTCCGCTGGTGCACCGTCTTCCACCCGAAGCAGCCCGAGATCCACCTCCACCTGACGACGCCGAGCGGTCCCCTGCCCGACTACCTGATCGAGGCGATGCGCCGCGCGCAGGACGAGGGCGGCCTGCCGGGCGTCGGGATGGACGTCGACGACTGCCGCGCGACCTACGAGGAGCTCAAGGCCAAGGGAGTGGAGTTCCTCCAGGAGCCCGAGGAGCGGCCCTACGGCGTCGAGGCGCTGATGCGCGACAACTCCGGCAACTGGATGGTGCTCGTGGAGAGGCGCGAGTTCACCCCGGAGGACTTCGAGGGCGTCGACCTCGGCTGA
- a CDS encoding ABC transporter ATP-binding protein — MAGFREARGDLKLESVTKSFGDFTAVDDIDLLVPRGSFFALLGPSGCGKTTTLRMIAGLEQPTAGRVQIGDTDLTGSRPYERPVNTVFQSYALFPHLTIRDNVAFGPKRRKEPDAAKRADDALELVQMTQFAGRKPAQLSGGQQQRVALARALVNHPEVLLLDEPLGALDLKLRREMQVELKRIQTEVGLTFIHVTHDQEEAMTMADTVAVMNKGHIEQLGAPAQLYDLPRTRFVANFLGQANTGVGTIEGTDGDRLVADVLGTKVQVLRSRSQVQDGELMFGVRPEKVTVSRKQPDGVGNDVKGVVRDVSFLGVATSYLVDMPSGTTWSCYEQNLDVDPVDLRPGDEVWLTWNPAHAFGVEVD; from the coding sequence ATGGCCGGATTCCGCGAGGCGCGCGGCGACCTCAAGCTGGAGAGCGTGACCAAGTCGTTCGGCGACTTCACCGCCGTCGACGACATCGACCTGCTGGTCCCCCGAGGATCCTTCTTCGCCCTGCTCGGCCCCTCCGGCTGCGGCAAGACGACCACCCTGCGGATGATCGCCGGGCTGGAGCAGCCGACCGCCGGGCGGGTCCAGATCGGCGACACCGACCTCACCGGCTCGCGCCCCTACGAGCGGCCCGTCAACACCGTCTTCCAGTCCTACGCCCTCTTCCCGCACCTGACCATCCGCGACAACGTCGCGTTCGGCCCGAAGCGCCGCAAGGAGCCCGACGCGGCCAAGCGGGCGGACGACGCGCTCGAGCTGGTCCAGATGACGCAGTTCGCCGGGCGCAAGCCCGCCCAGCTCTCCGGTGGCCAGCAGCAGCGCGTGGCGCTGGCGCGGGCACTGGTCAACCACCCCGAGGTCCTGCTCCTCGACGAGCCGCTCGGTGCCCTCGACCTCAAGCTGCGCCGCGAGATGCAGGTGGAGCTCAAGCGGATCCAGACCGAGGTCGGGCTCACCTTCATCCACGTCACCCACGACCAGGAGGAGGCCATGACCATGGCCGACACGGTCGCGGTGATGAACAAGGGCCACATCGAGCAGCTCGGCGCCCCGGCCCAGCTATACGACCTCCCCCGCACCCGCTTCGTCGCCAACTTCCTCGGCCAGGCCAACACCGGTGTCGGCACCATCGAGGGCACCGACGGCGACCGCCTGGTGGCCGACGTCCTCGGCACCAAGGTGCAGGTCCTCAGGTCCCGCTCGCAGGTGCAGGACGGCGAGCTCATGTTCGGCGTACGTCCCGAGAAGGTGACCGTCTCGCGCAAGCAGCCCGACGGCGTCGGAAACGACGTCAAGGGCGTCGTGCGCGACGTGTCGTTCCTCGGGGTGGCGACGAGCTACCTCGTCGACATGCCGAGCGGCACGACGTGGAGCTGCTACGAGCAGAACCTCGACGTCGACCCCGTCGACCTCCGACCCGGCGACGAGGTCTGGCTGACCTGGAACCCCGCCCACGCCTTCGGCGTGGAGGTGGACTGA
- a CDS encoding aspartate aminotransferase family protein has translation MGTAIDRARLATLHADEEQRFIDLHPTSARLAAEAGEHLLAGVPMPWMTRWPGSFPLFVESAGGGRFTDVDGIAYVDLCLGDTGSMTGHCLPAVADAVRERTERGITTMLPSTDAAWVAAELSRRFGLPRWQMAMTATDANRFVLRFARHLTGRPRIAVMDWCYHGTVDETLGVLEHGRAGDRVVPRPGALGPQVDVSVTTAVVPFNDLDALDARLAEGDVACLLMEPALTNIGIVLPDDGYLAGVREITRRHGVLLVNDETHTICAGPGGATAAWDLEPDLVVIGKPIGGGIPVAAYGMSAEVAARLEGPMLGHDIDVAGVGGTLSGSALAMAAVRATLSTALRQEDFDVAIPLAESFTDGIRGVIDEHGLPWHVQRLGCRAEYWFCPPPRGGAEAAAAVDEELDAFFHLWTVNRGVLLAPFHNMSLFSPFHTRADVDAHTSAFRGAVEALLG, from the coding sequence ATGGGCACCGCGATCGACCGGGCGCGCCTCGCCACCCTGCATGCGGACGAGGAGCAGCGCTTCATCGACCTGCACCCGACCTCGGCGAGGCTCGCGGCGGAGGCCGGCGAGCACCTGCTCGCCGGCGTCCCGATGCCGTGGATGACCCGGTGGCCGGGGTCGTTCCCGCTCTTCGTCGAGTCGGCCGGGGGTGGCCGGTTCACCGACGTCGACGGGATCGCCTACGTCGACCTCTGCCTCGGCGACACCGGTTCGATGACCGGGCACTGCCTCCCCGCGGTGGCCGACGCCGTGCGCGAGCGGACCGAGCGCGGCATCACGACGATGCTGCCCTCGACCGACGCCGCGTGGGTCGCCGCCGAGCTCAGCCGCCGGTTCGGGCTGCCCCGCTGGCAGATGGCGATGACCGCGACCGACGCCAACCGGTTCGTGCTCCGCTTCGCCCGCCACCTGACCGGCCGGCCTCGCATCGCGGTCATGGACTGGTGCTACCACGGCACCGTCGACGAGACCCTCGGCGTGCTCGAGCACGGCCGGGCCGGCGACCGCGTCGTGCCCCGTCCGGGTGCGCTCGGTCCCCAGGTCGACGTGTCGGTCACGACGGCCGTCGTCCCCTTCAACGACCTCGACGCGCTCGACGCCCGCCTGGCGGAGGGTGACGTCGCCTGCCTGCTCATGGAGCCGGCACTGACCAACATCGGCATCGTGCTGCCCGACGACGGCTACCTCGCAGGTGTACGCGAGATCACCCGCAGGCACGGCGTGCTGCTCGTCAACGACGAGACCCACACCATCTGCGCCGGCCCCGGGGGTGCCACGGCGGCGTGGGACCTCGAGCCCGACCTCGTGGTCATCGGCAAGCCGATCGGCGGCGGCATCCCGGTCGCCGCCTACGGCATGAGCGCCGAGGTGGCGGCCCGGCTCGAGGGACCGATGCTCGGGCACGACATCGACGTGGCGGGAGTGGGCGGCACGCTCTCGGGCTCCGCGCTCGCGATGGCCGCGGTCCGCGCGACCCTGTCGACCGCCCTGCGGCAGGAGGACTTCGACGTCGCGATCCCGCTCGCCGAGTCGTTCACCGACGGCATCCGGGGCGTCATCGACGAGCACGGGCTCCCGTGGCACGTGCAGCGGCTCGGCTGCCGCGCGGAGTACTGGTTCTGCCCTCCCCCGCGTGGTGGCGCCGAGGCCGCGGCCGCCGTCGACGAGGAGCTCGACGCGTTCTTCCACCTCTGGACGGTCAACCGCGGCGTGCTGCTCGCGCCGTTCCACAACATGTCGCTCTTCTCGCCCTTCCACACCCGCGCCGACGTCGACGCGCACACGTCGGCGTTCCGCGGCGCCGTGGAGGCGCTGCTCGGATGA
- the gabT gene encoding 4-aminobutyrate--2-oxoglutarate transaminase: protein MTLTQQRILATEIPGPKSQALQARKVASVSAGVGTTLPVYVEQAGGGILRDVDGNQLIDFGSGIAVTTVGNASPRVVEAVQRQVADFTHTCFMVTPYEEYVAVCEKLAELTPGGHEKRSALFNSGAEAVENAVKVARHHTGRDAIVVFDHAYHGRTNLTMALTAKNMPYKHGFGPFAGEIYRSPMAYPYRWPGGAEACADEAFEAFVSTVHAQVGEDNCAAVLIEPIQGEGGFIVPPPGWLKRVSEWCAEHDILLIADEIQTGFARTGDWFACDHEGVVPDLVTTAKGMAGGLPLAAVTGRAEVMDSVHVGGLGGTYGGNPVACAAALAAIETMEASDLPSRAREIEAIFLPRLRALAERHPDRVGDIRGRGAMLAVELVSDGPGRTPDAALAGAVHRACSAEGLVTLTCGTFGNVFRFLPPLAIGDDLLVEGLDVFEAAFDAAASGKVEG, encoded by the coding sequence ATGACACTCACCCAGCAACGCATCCTCGCCACGGAGATCCCGGGCCCGAAGTCGCAGGCCCTCCAGGCCCGCAAGGTCGCGAGCGTCTCCGCCGGCGTCGGCACGACGCTGCCGGTCTACGTCGAGCAGGCGGGCGGCGGCATCCTCCGCGACGTCGACGGCAACCAGCTCATCGACTTCGGCTCGGGCATCGCGGTCACCACGGTCGGCAACGCCTCGCCGCGAGTGGTCGAGGCGGTGCAGCGGCAGGTCGCCGACTTCACCCACACCTGCTTCATGGTCACGCCCTACGAGGAGTACGTCGCCGTCTGCGAGAAGCTCGCCGAGCTCACCCCGGGCGGGCACGAGAAGCGCTCGGCGCTCTTCAACTCCGGCGCCGAGGCGGTGGAGAACGCGGTCAAGGTCGCGCGCCACCACACCGGCCGCGACGCCATCGTCGTCTTCGACCACGCCTACCACGGCCGGACGAACCTCACGATGGCGCTGACCGCGAAGAACATGCCCTACAAGCACGGCTTCGGGCCCTTCGCCGGCGAGATCTACCGCTCCCCCATGGCCTACCCCTACCGCTGGCCCGGTGGCGCGGAGGCGTGCGCCGACGAGGCCTTCGAGGCCTTCGTCTCGACCGTCCACGCCCAGGTCGGCGAGGACAACTGCGCGGCCGTGCTCATCGAGCCGATCCAGGGCGAGGGCGGCTTCATCGTCCCGCCGCCGGGGTGGTTGAAGCGCGTCTCCGAGTGGTGCGCCGAGCACGACATCCTGCTCATCGCCGACGAGATCCAGACCGGGTTCGCGCGCACCGGCGACTGGTTCGCCTGCGACCACGAGGGTGTCGTGCCCGACCTGGTCACCACCGCCAAGGGCATGGCCGGCGGCCTCCCGCTGGCCGCCGTCACCGGTCGCGCCGAGGTGATGGACTCCGTCCACGTCGGTGGCCTGGGCGGCACCTACGGCGGCAACCCGGTCGCCTGCGCGGCCGCGCTGGCCGCGATCGAGACGATGGAGGCCTCCGACCTCCCATCACGCGCCCGCGAGATCGAGGCGATCTTCCTGCCCCGGCTGCGGGCGCTCGCCGAGCGGCACCCCGACCGCGTGGGCGACATCCGCGGCCGCGGCGCGATGCTGGCGGTGGAGCTCGTCAGCGACGGCCCCGGTCGTACGCCGGACGCGGCGCTCGCCGGTGCGGTCCACCGGGCCTGCTCGGCCGAGGGCCTGGTGACGCTCACCTGCGGCACCTTCGGCAACGTGTTCCGCTTCCTGCCGCCGCTGGCCATCGGCGACGACCTGCTCGTCGAGGGCCTCGACGTCTTCGAGGCTGCCTTCGACGCCGCCGCCAGTGGCAAGGTGGAGGGATGA
- a CDS encoding NAD-dependent succinate-semialdehyde dehydrogenase: protein MTSNDSVITSVPTRLLIGGEWVDATGGATFEVTNPANDEVLASIADATPADGERALAAAAGAQAEWRATEPRKRGEILRSAFELLTERADDFARLMTLEMGKALPEAKGEVAYGAEFFRWFSEEAVRIHGRYAEAPAGNTRLITMKGPVGPTLMITPWNFPLAMGTRKIGPAIAAGCTMVVKPAAETPLTMLALAALLEEVGLPKGVLNVVTTTDSGGVCEPIIKDSRLRKLTFTGSTAVGKKLVAQAADQLLRVSMELGGNAPFIVFGDADLDAAVDGAMLAKMRNIGEACTSANRFLVHSAVAEEFAEKLAARMGAMKVGDGTQEGVEVGPLITEKARTGVHELVEDAVSAGAQAVVGGAIPEGPGHFYPPTVLVDVPATARVLREEIFGPVAPITTFDSEEEAIASANDTEYGLVAYVFSKTHARVLRVSEALEFGMVGLNTGIVSNPAAPFGGVKHSGFGREGGFEGIEEYLETKYVGSAL from the coding sequence ATGACGAGCAACGACTCCGTGATCACGTCCGTCCCCACCCGGCTCCTCATCGGCGGCGAGTGGGTCGATGCCACCGGCGGCGCCACCTTCGAGGTCACCAACCCGGCCAACGACGAGGTGCTCGCGAGCATCGCCGACGCCACGCCCGCCGACGGCGAGCGCGCGCTCGCCGCGGCCGCCGGTGCGCAGGCCGAGTGGCGCGCGACCGAGCCCCGCAAGCGGGGCGAGATCCTGCGCAGCGCCTTCGAGCTCCTCACCGAGCGGGCCGACGACTTCGCCCGGCTGATGACGCTCGAGATGGGCAAGGCCCTCCCGGAGGCGAAGGGCGAGGTCGCCTACGGCGCCGAGTTCTTCCGCTGGTTCTCCGAGGAGGCGGTGCGCATCCACGGGCGCTACGCCGAGGCGCCCGCCGGCAACACCCGCCTGATCACGATGAAGGGGCCGGTGGGCCCGACGCTGATGATCACGCCGTGGAACTTCCCGCTCGCGATGGGCACGCGCAAGATCGGCCCGGCGATCGCCGCCGGCTGCACGATGGTGGTCAAGCCGGCCGCGGAGACCCCGCTCACCATGCTGGCGCTCGCCGCCCTGCTCGAGGAGGTGGGCCTGCCGAAGGGCGTGCTCAACGTGGTCACCACGACCGACTCGGGCGGCGTCTGCGAGCCGATCATCAAGGACTCGCGGCTGCGCAAGCTGACCTTCACCGGGTCGACGGCCGTGGGCAAGAAGCTCGTCGCGCAGGCGGCCGACCAGCTGCTGCGGGTGTCGATGGAGCTCGGCGGCAACGCACCGTTCATCGTCTTCGGCGACGCCGACCTCGACGCCGCCGTCGACGGGGCGATGCTCGCGAAGATGCGCAACATCGGCGAGGCCTGCACCTCGGCCAACCGCTTCCTCGTCCACTCGGCCGTCGCCGAGGAGTTCGCCGAGAAGCTCGCGGCGCGGATGGGGGCGATGAAGGTCGGCGACGGCACCCAGGAGGGCGTCGAGGTCGGTCCGCTCATCACGGAGAAGGCCCGCACTGGGGTGCACGAGCTCGTCGAGGACGCCGTCTCGGCCGGCGCCCAGGCCGTCGTCGGCGGGGCGATCCCCGAGGGGCCCGGTCACTTCTACCCGCCCACGGTCCTGGTCGACGTACCCGCCACCGCGCGCGTGCTCCGCGAGGAGATCTTCGGTCCCGTCGCGCCGATCACGACCTTCGACAGCGAGGAGGAGGCGATCGCCAGCGCGAACGACACCGAGTACGGCCTGGTCGCCTACGTCTTCTCGAAGACCCACGCCCGGGTCCTGCGGGTCAGCGAGGCCCTGGAGTTCGGCATGGTCGGGCTCAACACCGGCATCGTCTCCAACCCGGCCGCGCCCTTCGGCGGGGTGAAGCACTCCGGCTTCGGGCGCGAGGGCGGCTTCGAGGGGATCGAGGAGTACCTCGAGACCAAGTACGTCGGCAGCGCACTCTGA